The following proteins are co-located in the Heteronotia binoei isolate CCM8104 ecotype False Entrance Well chromosome 21, APGP_CSIRO_Hbin_v1, whole genome shotgun sequence genome:
- the FLRT2 gene encoding leucine-rich repeat transmembrane protein FLRT2: MGLWTRMWSMDRVAFLKSWLVFSLGLYLQFSKVLACPSVCRCDRNFVYCNERSLTSVPLGIPEGVTVLYLHNNQINNAGFPAELHNVQSVHTVYLYGNQLDEFPMNLPKNVRVLHLQENNIQTISRAALAQLLKLEELHLDDNSISTVGVEDGAFREAVSLKLLFLSKNHLSSVPVGLPVDLQELRVDENRIAIISDMAFQNLTSLERLIVDGNLLTNKGIADGTFSHLSKLKEFSIVRNSLTYPPPELPGTNLLRLYLQDNQISHIPLSAFSNLHQLERLDISNNQLRMLSKGVFDNLRNLKQLTARNNPWLCDCSIKWVTEWLKLIPSSINVRGFMCQGPEHVRGMAVRELNMNMLSCPTTTPDLSLVTQAPTIFLPTTVAPTSSILTPSNKYTPLTPTVSTLPTVPERDIGEKVTSPIFERFQLSIHIVNDTCIQVSWQTLYYVMSYKLTWVKMGHSLEGGIIQERIVHDEGQNISLTNLEPKSTYRICLVPLDDFNNYRTGEDTVCSEGTTGASLLSNGSNTASSHEQTTSHSIGSPFLLAGLIGGAVVFVLVVLLSIFCWHMHKKGRYTSQKWKYNRGRRKDDYCEAGTKKDNSILEMTETSFQIVSLNNDQLLKGDFRLQPIYTPNGGINYTDCHIPNNMRYCNSGVSDLEHCHT; encoded by the coding sequence ATGGGCCTGTGGACTAGAATGTGGTCCATGGACAGGGTTGCTTTCTTGAAGTCATGGCTTGTGTTTTCCCTGGGGCTCTACTTGCAGTTTTCCAAAGTTCTGGCCTGTCCAAGTGTGTGCCGCTGTGACCGAAACTTTGTCTATTGTAATGAACGAAGCTTGACCTCAGTGCCTCTTGGAATACCGGAGGGTGTAACCGTACTCTACCTCCACAATAACCAAATTAATAATGCTGGGTTTCCTGCAGAGCTGCACAATGTCCAGTCTGTGCACACTGTCTACCTGTATGGCAACCAGTTGGATGAGTTCCCTATGAATCTGCCGAAGAATGTTAGGGTTCTCCATCTGCAGGAAAACAACATCCAGACTATTTCTCGGGCTGCTCTAGCACAGTTGTTGAAACTGGAAGAGTTGCACCTGGATGACAATTCCATCTCTACTGTAGGGGTTGAGGATGGAGCATTCCGAGAAGCTGTTAGCCTCAAGCTTCTTTTCTTGTCCAAGAACCACTTGAGCAGTGTACCAGTTGGCCTTCCAGTGGACTTACAAGAACTACGAGTTGATGAAAATCGAATTGCCATCATATCAGACATGGCCTTCCAGAATCTCACAAGCTTGGAGCGTCTTATAGTGGATGGCAACCTCCTTACCAACAAAGGAATCGCAGATGGCACTTTCAGCCACTTATCCAAACTCAAGGAATTCTCTATAGTACGGAATTCACTAACATACCCTCCCCCTGAACTCCCAGGTACAAATCTACTGAGGCTTTATCTACAGGATAACCAGATATCACACATACCACTTTCAGCCTTTTCCAACCTCCACCAACTGGAGCGACTTGATATTTCCAACAATCAGCTTCGGATGCTGTCCAAAGGTGTCTTTGACAACCTTCGCAACCTGAAGCAACTCACGGCAAGGAATAATCCCTGGCTATGTGATTGCAGTATTAAATGGGTTACTGAATGGCTCAAGTTAATTCCATCCTCCATCAATGTTCGTGGATTCATGTGTCAGGGACCAGAACATGTCCGAGGTATGGCTGTCAGGGAACTCAACATGAATATGTTATCATGCCCCACAACCACCCCTGATTTGTCGTTGGTTACCCAAGCTCCCACTATATTTTTGCCAACTACAGTTGCCCCTACTTCATCAATCCTAACCCCAAGTAACAAATACACCCCTCTGACCCCTACTGTATCCACACTTCCCACTGTGCCTGAGAGGGACATTGGAGAAAAAGTGACCTCTCCCATCTTTGAACGATTTCAGCTCTCCATACATATTGTGAATGACACTTGCATTCAAGTTAGCTGGCAGACCCTTTATTACGTAATGTCATACAAACTTACCTGGGTTAAAATGGGTCACAGTCTGGAAGGAGGCATTATTCAGGAACGGATAGTTCATGATGAGGGGCAAAACATAAGCTTGACAAATCTAGAGCCCAAATCCACTTATCGGATTTGTTTGGTTCCCTTGGATGATTTTAATAATTACCGAACTGGTGAGGACACTGTCTGTTCTGAAGGTACCACCGGTGCTTCCCTACTAAGCAATGGAAGCAACACCGCTTCCAGCCATGAGCAAACGACATCCCATAGCATTGGCTCCCCATTTCTGTTGGCAGGCTTGATTGGGGGGGCAGTAGTGTTCGTGCTGGTGGTTCTGCTCAGCATCTTCTGCTGGCATATGCACAAAAAAGGGCGCTACACCTCTCAGAAGTGGAAATACAACAGGGGACGACGGAAAGATGACTACTGTGAGGCGGGGACCAAGAAGGATAACTCCATCCTGGAGATGACAGAAACCAGCTTTCAGATTGTCTCCTTAAATAATGATCAACTCCTTAAAGGAGATTTCAGACTGCAGCCCATTTATACCCCAAATGGGGGCATTAACTACACAGACTGCCACATCCCTAATAATATGCGATATTGCAACAGTGGTGTCTCAGACCTGGAACACTGCCATACGTGA